A single window of Anomaloglossus baeobatrachus isolate aAnoBae1 chromosome 5, aAnoBae1.hap1, whole genome shotgun sequence DNA harbors:
- the LOC142311159 gene encoding uncharacterized protein LOC142311159, with protein sequence MQSMDTVKFINSTSDAYHLNGEVQFTFDEVAIYFSKDEWDCLSDDQKDLYREVMMENYQTLLSLGLNYVKPSIVSVIEQGKEPYSMDSQQPVKKAVTEYSCSTGESINGTIPERDSSPFFPLEWITEASIVTEDYIPRITRSKASIVPIKLKSEEQNGFHSLHLPPRQFSHWTEYSTTCYNQRINQEDKPLNLSIMSADLVKQENLFHKANVFACFDASKMLSYESELFEHEGIHKKQKQFVCPVCGNVFISKLGFIKHQRLHQGENNFSCAECGKSFISASDLIVHRKTHKDVKPYVCSECGKCFISSFYLSRHTRIHEIEKPFPCSDCGKSFSSAGNRLVHQRIHTGEKPFVCSHCGKCFTQKASFLAHQRIHTGEKPFVCFYCGKRFTQKASCIVHQRIHTGEKPFVCFECGKCFSSKVYLMRHCMIHTGEKPFACSQCGKCFSQKASYLAHHRIHTGEKPFICSHCGKCFSQKASCIVHQRIHTGEKPFECSDCGKCFSSKIYLVRHRMTHTGEKPFACFDCGKCFSQKASYNAHQRIHTEEKPFKCMDCGKCFSQKASYITHRRVHTGEKPFVCALCGKCFTQKASYLTHQRIHTGEKPFMCRLCGKCFTQKASYLSHERTHTGEKPFVCSQCGKCFAQKASCIVHQRIHTGEKPFVCSQCGKCFAQKASCIVHQRTHTGEKPFECLECGKHFSSKIYLVRHELIHKGEKPFQCTECGKRFAQKAGYMAHLRIHADEKPFKCNNCGKCFVQKANYLAHQRIHTGEKPFVCNECGKCFSQKASYITHQRIHTGEKPFVCAQCGKCFSQKASYLAHERIHTGEKPFVCTQCGKCFTQKASCVVHQRIHTGEKPFECSSCGKCFRLKKSFDEHQRTHTGEKPFPCSDCGKCFTNAANRIIHQRIHTGEKPYACSVCGKCFTQKASYVSHQRTHTGEKPFVCSQCGKCFTSASNLIVHRRIHTDQKPFICNECGKCFTSKIYLVRHQIIHTGQKPFECQDCGKRFTQKAGYSAHQRIHTGEKPFVCTHCGKCFTQKASCIVHQRIHTGEKPFECCQCGKRFSSKVYLVRHQLIHTDIKPFKCSECGKCFTQKASYNAHQRIHTDEKPFKCNDCGKCFTQKASYVAHQRVHTGEKPFVCTHCGKCFTQKASCVVHQRIHTGEKPFGCSECGKCFSAKVYLVRHQLIHADVKPFKCLECGKCFTQKATYVAHQKLHVDEKPYICSECGMCFTQKDSFVAHQQVHTNGKPFACT encoded by the coding sequence CTGGTGAGTCCATTAATGGGACCATTCCTGAGAGAGATTCCTCACCCTTTTTTCCACTGGAATGGATAACAGAAGCTTCCATTGTTACTGAAGATTATATTCCTAGAATTACAAGAAGCAAGGCATCAATTGTTCCTATTAAACTAAAGTCAGAGGAACAAAATGGATTTCATTCTTTACATTTGCCTCCACGTCAGTTCAGCCATTGGACTGAATATTCTACAACTTGTTACAACCAAAGAATCAACCAAGAAGATAAACCTCTTAATTTGTCCATAATGAGTGCAGACCTTGTCAAACAAGAGAACCTCTTTCACAAAGCTAACGTATTTGCTTGTTTTGATGCTAGTAAAATGTTGTCTTATGAATCTGAACTGTTTGAACATGAGGGAATTCACAAAAAACAGAAACAATTTGTATGTCCAGTGTGTGGAAATGTTTTCATTTCAAAGCTAGGTTTCATAAAACATCAGAGACTCCACCAAGGTGAGAACAACTTTTCTTGTGCCGAATGTGGAAAATCCTTTATAAGTGCCTCAGATCTCATTGTTCATAGGAAAACGCACAAAGACGTGAAACCGTacgtatgttctgaatgtggaaagtgttttatTTCTAGCTTTTACCTTAGTAGACACACGAGAATTCATGAAATTGAAAAGCCATTCCCATGCTCAGACTGTGGAAAAAGTTTTAGCAGTGCTGGAAACCGTTTAGTGCACCAGAGAATCCATACTGGGGAGAAACCATTTGTATGTTCTCATTGTGGCAAGTGCTTCACCCAGAAAGCCAGTTTCCTTGCACATCAACGAATTCACACCGGTGAGAAGCCATTTGTGTGCTTTTATTGTGGCAAGCGTTTTACTCAGAAAGCCAGCTGTATTGTTCATCAGAGaatccacacaggggagaaaccctttGTTTGTTTTGAATGTGGCAAATGTTTCAGCTCAAAGGTGTACCTTATGAGACATTGCATgatccacacaggagagaagccttttgcCTGTTCTCAGTGTGGTAAATGTTTCTCTCAGAAAGCAAGTTACCTGGCACATCATAGGATCCACACAGGTGAAAAACCTTTTATCTGTTCCCACTGTGGTAAATGCTTTTCCCAGAAGGCAAGTTGCATTGTACACCAGCGAATTCACACTGGGGAAAAACCATTTGAATGTTCAGACTGTGGAAAGTGTTTTAGTTCAAAAATCTATTTAGTCCGACACAGAATGACCCATACGGGTGAGAAACCCTTTGCTTGTTTTGACTGTGGGAAGTGTTTTAGTCAAAAAGCCAGTTATAATGCTCATCAAAGAATACATACTGAAGAGAAGCCCTTTAAATGCATGGATTGTGGCAAATGCTTTTCCCAGAAAGCAAGTTACATCACCCATCGGCGGGTTCACACTGGAGAAAAGCCGTTTGTGTGCGCCCTATGTGGAAAGTGCTTCACGCAGAAAGCCAGTTACctcacacatcagagaattcacacaggggagaagccatttatgTGCCGGCTGTGTGGAAAGTGTTTTACGCAAAAGGCAAGCTATCTGTCTCATGAGAGAACTCATACTGGGGAAAAACCATTTGTCTGCTcacagtgtggaaaatgttttgctcaAAAGGCAAGTTGTATTgtccaccagagaattcacacaggtgagaaaccaTTCGTCTGTTCCCAGTGTGGCAAATGTTTTGCCCAGAAAGCAAGCTGCATTGTGCATCAGAGAACCCACACAGGTGAGAAACCCTTTGAGTGTTTGGAATGTGGAAAACACTTTAGTTCTAAAATCTATCTTGTAAGGCATGAGTTAATCCACAAAGGAGAAAAGCCGTTTCAATGTACAGAGTGTGGCAAGCGTTTTGCTCAAAAAGCGGGTTATATGGCACATCTGAGAATTCACGCAGATGAGAAACCATTTAAGTGTAACAACTGTGGCAAATGTTTTGTCCAGAAAGCAAATTATCTTGCACACCAGAGAATCCACACTGGTGAAAAGCCCTTTGTGTGCaatgaatgtggtaaatgtttttcaCAAAAAGCCAGTTATATTacccaccagagaattcacacaggggagaaaccatttgtaTGCGCTCAGTGTGGTAAGTGCTTCTCTCAAAAGGCAAGTTACCTTGCTCATGAAaggattcacacaggggagaaaccatttgtgTGCACtcaatgtgggaagtgttttacaCAGAAGGCAAGTTGTGTGGTTCATCAACGAATTCATACTGGGGAGAAACCTTTTGAGTGTTCATCTTGTGGAAAGTGTTTTCGACTAAAGAAGAGCTTTGATGAGCATCAGAGAacgcacacaggagagaaacctttTCCTTGTTCAgattgtggtaaatgttttaccaaTGCAGCCAACCGTATCATACATCAAAGaatccacacaggagagaagccttatgCCTGCTCTGTGTGTGGTAAATGTTTCACGCAAAAAGCTAGCTATGtatcacatcagagaactcacactggggaAAAACCATTTGTATGTTCTCAGTGTGGAAAATGTTTCACTAGTGCCTCCAACCTCATCGTCCATCGCCGTATCCACACAGACCAGAAGCCATTTATTTGTaatgaatgtgggaaatgctttacatCCAAGATCTACTTGGTAAGACACCAGATTATCCACACAGGGCAAAAGCCTTTTGAGTGTCAAGATTGTGGAAAGCGATTTACACAAAAAGCAGGTTATTCGGCACATCAGAGAatccacacaggagagaaacccttTGTGTGCActcattgtgggaaatgttttactcagaaggcCAGTTGCATTGTTCATCAGcggattcacacaggggagaaaccatttgagTGCTGTCAGTGTGGTAAGCGGTTTAGTTCTAAGGTGTATTTGGTACGCCACCAGTTGATTCATACAGATATCAAACCCTTCAAgtgttcagaatgtggcaaatgttttaccCAGAAAGCAAGTTATAATGCACATCAAAGAATTCATACAGATGAGAAACCTTTCAAATGCAATGACTGCGGCAAGTGCTTCACTCAGAAAGCCAGTTATGTGGCTCATCAAAGAGTTCATACAGGTGAAAAACCATTTGTGTGCACTCACTGTGGCAAATGTTTTACACAAAAAGCAAGTTGTGTCGTACACCAGAGAATCCATACAGGTGAGAAACCGTTTGGTTGttccgaatgtggaaaatgttttagcgcTAAAGTATATTTGGTGAGACATCAGTTAATTCATGCAGACGTAAAGCCCTTTAagtgtttggagtgtgggaaatgttttacccagaaAGCAACATATGTTGCACATCAGAAACTTCATGTCGATGAGAAGCCTTATATATGTTCAGAGTGCGGGATGTGCTTCACCCAGAAAGACAGTTTTGTTGCGCATCAGCAAGTCCATACAAATGGCAAACCTTTTGCATGTACTTAA